The genomic region ATGATCGAGCACTCGCGGCCCACCCGCGCAGAGGCTTCCGACGTCGCCAACGCCGTGCTGGACGGTGCCGACGCCGTCATGCTCTCCGGCGAGACCTCGGTCGGCAAGTATCCGATCGTGACGGTCCGGACGATGGCCAGGATCATCAGTGCGGTCGAGAACGACTCCGTCGCCGCGCCGCCGCTGACGCACACCCCGCGGACCAAGCGCGGCGTGCTGTCGTACGCGGCTCGCGACATCGGCGAGCGGCTCGAGGCCAAGGCGCTGGTCGCCTTCACCCAGTCCGGCGACACCGTCCGCAGGCTCTCCCGCCTGCACACCCCGCTGCCGTTGCTGGCCTTCACCCCACTGGAGTCCACCCGCAACGAGCTGGCGCTGACCTGGGGGGTGGAGACGTTCCTCACCCCTACCGTCGAGACCACCGACGCGATGGTCCGGCTCGTCGACGAGGCCATGCTGAAGATTCCCGGTTATCACGTCGGCGACATCGTCGTGATCGTGGCGGGATCGCCGCCCAACACCCCCGGTTCCACCAACCTGATCCGGGTCCACCGGATCGGCGAGGAAGACCTCAGCTGAAGGGCTGCTCCGCGGCCCGGGTCGCTCAGGACGACGGCGCGCCGCTAGCGTGTGAGCGGTGAGCAACCACTCCGATCCGGAAACGCCCGCCGACCGCCCGGGTAGCGATCTCGAGCGGGACAGCGACGGGGTTCCGCGTGGCCAGAAGGTGCTGGATGCCACGCTCGGCCTGTTGGACGTCCACCAGCTGGAGGTGGACCTCTACCGCGGATATTCGCCGAAGAACGCGATGGTCAGGGTCTTCGGCGGACAGGTCGCCGCACAGGCGATGGTCGCAGCCTGCCGCACGGTCCCTGCCGATCGGACAGTGCACTCGCTGCACTCCTACTTCGTGCGGCCGGGGGATCCGCGTCAGCCGATCGACTTCCGGGTCGATCGCACGCGTGACGGACGTTCCTTCACCACCCGCAGAGTGGTTGCGCAGCAGGGGGATCAGGTGATCTTCACGCTCTCGGCCTCCTTCCAGATCGACGAGCCCGGCCTGGACCACCAGCTCGACATGCCGGACGTGCCCGATCCGGACAGCCTGCCGACGTTTGCCGAGCTGGTCGCCGGGGCCCCCGATGCCGCGCCTTGGGACACGCTGCCGCGCCCGGTCGACATCCGGTACGTGACTGCGCCGCCGTGGTCCCGCAGGTCCGGTTCGCCGCAGCGCGGCGCGCGGAACCAGGTGTGGTTCAAGGCAGACGGCGCCATGCCTGACGACCCTGTCCTGCACCAGTGCCTGCTGACGTATGTGTCCGACCTGTTCCTGCTCGACTCGGCCCTCGCCGCGCACGGCATCAACTCATCGGCCCGCGGACTGCAGATGGCGTCGCTGGACCATGCCGTCTGGTTCCACCGCCCGATCCGGATGGATGACTGGGTGCTGTACGACACGGGTTCCCCCAGCGCGTCCGGCGCGCGAGGCTTGGCGATCGGGACCTTCTTCTCGGTGGACGGTCCGATGCTCGCCACCGTCGTGCAGGAGGGGCTGGTCCGGCTCCGCCGCTGACCATCCGACTGTGGGTTCCGCGGGCCTGGGGTCTCGGCGACCGTGGGTTCCGCGGGCCTGGGGTCCTGGCGACCGTGGGGTCCGCGGGCCTGGGGTCCTGGCGACCGTGGGGTCCGCGAACGTCGGTGGTGGTCAGCGCCGCCAGAACAGCAGGTGGGTCACGCCGCTCGGGCTGGGCACACGCTCGAGATGGAACCGATCGGTGAGCTCCTCCGGGCGCTCCCACAACCTCTCGCCGTTGCCGGCGGTGATCGGGGAGACGGCGACGTGCAGCTCGTCGATCAGGTTGGCGTCCAGGAACTCCCGGATGGTGGCGACCCCACCGCCGATCCGGACGTCCTGACCGTCCGCCGCGGCCTTCGCCTCGGCCAGGACTTCGGCAGGGGAACCATCGCGGAAGTGGAACGTCGTGTCGGACAACGCGAACGACGGCCGTGGGTGGTGGGTCAGGACGAAGACCGGTGTGTGGAACGGCGGTTCGTCACCCCACCACCCCTGCCAGTCCTCGTCCTGCCACGGCCCCCGCTGCGGGCCGAACTTGTTGCGCCCCATGATTTCCGCCCCGATGTTGCGGGTGAACTCCCGACTGAACCGGTCGTCAAGACCCCGACTGCCGCCAGGAGTGCTGCGACCGACCCAGTGCGCGGTGGGGAAGATCCAGCTGAACAGCGTTCCCGGGTCCAGATGCCCGAACGGCTGTTCCAGGCTCTGGCCGACCCCTGCGCCGTAGCCGTCCTCGGTGACGCCGAGGTTGTGCACACGAACCTGTTGTTCCATCGTCGACTCCCCGTTGCTGGACTGATGTCGTCTGTCTCCGGAGAGACCGTAGCGCTACTGATTGCACATTGCAACTGGTTGCGGTGCCGAATTCTCGGATGCCGCGGCGCGTGCCGGCGAAGCCGACCTGCATCCCCCGGCTCGGGGGGAAAGGTCAGGGTCGGTTGGGGGGTCAGCCGGATATCCCGTACCCGGTGGTCGCACCAGGCTGGGCGGATGGCGATCATGCTCCCGTCCCTGCCGGTCTCGGACCCGGACCTCCGCACCCGCCGGGCGGCCACGGTCGCCACGCTGATGGTCACTGCGGCCGTGCCGGCCGTGGTCGCGGCGCAGGTGACGGCCGGCTCGGGGTATGACTCTGTCGTCGATCCGCTGTCGTCCCTGTACTGGACGCGGGAGGGCTGGTGGTTCCCGATCGCCGTCGCACTGTTCGGCGTGGGAGCGCTCGCGGCGGCGACCGCCGTCGGCGGCGGCGGACGTGTCGGTCGGACCATCGGGACGCTGCTCGCCCTGGCCGGCGCCGGCGCCGGCGCTGCCGCCCTGTTCCCGGCCGATCAGCTGCAGCCGACCTGGGTGGGTGAGGTCCATCGGACAGGTTCACTGCTGCTGCTGCTCACGCCGCTGCTCGCCGGAGTGCTCGCCGTCGCCCGGCAGCGCCGAATCGGGCACGGCGATGCCGTACTGACCGTCCTGCTGGTGTGCGCGGCCGGATCCGGTACCTGGTTCCTGGCCGGCTTCGTCGCGAGCACCTCCGCCCGGGTCGAGGATCTGCCGACCTCGACAGTCGGTCTGGCGCAACGAATCCTGGCGCTCGCGGTGATCGGGGTGGTTGCTCGGCTGGCGGGCACGGCCCTGCGCGCTGCATCCGACCACGACCGGCGCGGACGCTGAAGGCACTGGTGCCCCCGGTCGGATCCGGAGTGACTGTGCCGCTGATCGAGCGACGAAGGAGTCGAGATCCCGCTGGCTCAGGGGCGACTCGTGCGAGCGGTCGACGGTGTTGGTGCCCCCGTTCGGATCCGGAGTGACTGTGCCGCTGATCGAGCGACGAAGGAGTCGAGATCCCGCTGGCTCAGGGGCGACTCGTGCGAGCGGTCGACGGTGTTGGTGCCCCCGGTCGGATTCGAACCGACACTGGACGGATTTTGAATCCGTTGCCTCTGCCAGTTGGGCTACGGGGGCTCCTGATCATGAAGACGCGCAGCGCTCCAGGACCGTCGTCGATGTTACCGGGTCGTCGCTCCCGGCACTGGCGGGGCCGGCGACGCACGGAGGCAGCACGGATCGGGAGCTGTGCGGATCGAAAGTGCCCATGGCGGAGTGAGTCACTCCTCACGTCGTCCGCGCTCCTTCTCGATCGGCTCGGAGCCCACGGGGGCACTAAGCTGCAAGCTCCGATCTGTAGTCGATCATGCGTGCGTGTTCGACCGAACCCGAAGGGGTTGCCAGCGATGACCACCACCAGGCGTGTCCTCATCGCCGAGGACGAGGCGCTCATCCGTCTCGATCTGAAGGAGATGCTGATCGACGAGGGCTTCGAGGTGGTCGGTGAAGCCGCTGACGGAGAACAGGCTGTCGCCATGGCCACCGAGCTCAAGCCGGACCTGGTCATCATGGACGTCAAGATGCCCAACAAGGACGGCATCGAGGCGGCCGCGGAGATCGTCAGCGAGCAGATCGCGCCGGTCGTCATGCTCACCGCGTTCTCCCAGCGCGAGTTGATCGACCGGGCTCGCGACGCCGGGGCGATGGCGTACCTGGTGAAGCCGTTCTCGCAGTCCGACCTGGTCCCGGCGATCGAGCTGGCCGTCGCCCGTCACCAGGAGATGAAGGTGCTGCGCGAGGAGATCGCCGATGTCACCCAGCGGCTCGAGGCGCGCAAGATCATCGACCGGGCCAAGGGTCTGTTGATGACGGCCCAGAAGATGAGCGAGCCGGAGGCCTTCCGCTGGATCCAGCGCACCGCCATGGATCGCCGGACCTCGATGCAGGCCGTTGCACAGGCAGTGGTCGACGGGCTGGCCAAGAAAGGCTGAAACCACCCATCCGGGTGCGTCTTTCCGTAGGTAAACCACGTCATGACCAGGCGTTCGACGTTTCGTCGAGGTTTCGTCACACCCGATTGGGTCGCAGTTTGGTCACGGAGCCCGTCACCTCCTTCGGATATGGGCGGATCGGGGTTAGTGTCCGCGAGTCGGTATCGCCGACAGCGGCTCACCGCCGTGTGCAGCTCCCGGGGGTGCGGTTCTCGCATCCGCCGGACTTACGAGGAGGACCCTTTGCGCACTCGTTCCATGACCCGGATGGTCGCCGTCGGCGCGATCGCCGCACTGGCACTGTCCGCCTGCGCGAGCAAGGACGGCGTCGGATCCAGTTCGGCGCCGGCCGCAGGCGGCTCCACACCCGCGGCAGGCGGCTCCACACCCGCGGCAGGCGGTTCCAGCCCCGCTGCAGGAACCAGCTCCGCCGGCGGCGGCTCGGGCAAGACCCTCATCATCTCGACCGACCTCCCGTTGCAGGGCAGCTCGGCCACCCAGTCGGACTCCACCAACAAGCTCATCCAGCTCTACCTGGACCAGATCGGCAGCAAGGCCGGCGATTACACCATCAAGCTGCAGCCCTACGACGACTCGACCGCCGCCAAGGGCGCCTGGGACGACGCCGCCTGCGCGAAGAACGCCACCGATCACGTGGCCAACGCCGATGAGGTCGCCGTGATGGGCACCTTCAACTCCGGATGCGCCAAGGTCGAACTGCCCACGCTCAACCAGGCCGACATGCTGATGGTCTCGCACGCCAACACCAACCCGGGCCTGACCAAGACCTGGGACACCGGCGAGCCGGACAAGTACTACCCGGGCGGCGCGCGCACCTACGCCCGTGTCGTCACCACCGACGACTACCAGGGCACCGCGGCCGCGGCCTACGCCAAGAACGACGCCAAGCTCACCAAGTGCTACGTCCTCAACGACAACCAGACCTACGGTCTGGGCGTTGCCAAGGCGTTCACCGATGCCGCAAAGAAGCAGGGTATCGAGATCGTCGGCGAGGCGTCCTGGGATGCCAAGCAGACCAGCTACACCTCGCTGTTCCAGAAGGCCAAGACCGCCGGCGCCGATTGCGTGTACCTCGGCGGCATCTACGACAACAACGGTGGCCAGCTGGTCAAGGACAAGGTCGCAGTGCTCGGCGACAACAAGACCGTCAAGCTGATGGGCCCCGACGGGTTCACCGGCTACCCCGACCTGCTCGCGCTGCCGCAGGCCGAGGGCATGTTCCTCACCTTCGCCGGCCTGTCGGTCGACCAGCTGATCGCCAAGGACGGCCCCGGCAAGAAGCTGATCGAGGCCTACACCGCCAAGTACGGCTCCGCGCCGACCGGTAGCTACCCGCTCTACGGGGTGGCCGCGACCCAGGTCATCCTGGCTGCGATCGCCAAGTCGGACGGCACCCGCAAGGGCGTCACCGACGCGGTGTTCGGTGGCGACCCCGTCACCATCCCGGAGTCCGAGTCGGTCACCGGCAAGGAGATCCAGATCGACCCGAAGACCGGTGACACCACCGCGCGCGACATCACCGTCGAAGAGGTCAAGGGCGGCAAGGAGACATTCGTCAAGGCACAGTCCGTCGAAGGCTGATCGTCCCGCACGACCATGATGCCTGGGCCCGGGGAGGCACCCGTTGCCTTCCCGGGCCCAGGCATCCGTGCGTCTGCAGCTCGTGCTCTTCCGGTGGTCGTCCCCGTACGGCACGATCACCTGACACCGAATTCCATTCCGGGCCGGCAGGTGTAGGCACGCCCGGAGAAGGGCGTCACCATGACAACACTCGCGACAGCGGGTACCACGCGGAAGGCCAAGGTCCGTCTCGGACCGATCATCGAGCGGTACATCGGGATCGCGGTCCTGCTGCTGGGTCTGTTCTGGGTCGTCATGAACCTCATCGAGGATCCTGACGGGTTCAAGGACAGCTTCATCACCGGGCTGAACAACGGCGCCATCTACGCGCTGATCGCCCTCGGCTACACGATGGTGTACGGCATCATCGAGCTCATCAACTTCGCCCACGGCGACCTGTTCATGCTCTCGACCGTGGTGGCGGCCAACCTGGCAGTCAACGCACTGGGCATCGGCAACCTGACCATCGCGGCCATCCTGCCGATCCTGCTCGTCCTGGTGATCACCATGGCGTTCGGCGCCGTGGTCAACGTCGGCGCCGAGTTCTTCGCCTACCGCAGGCTGCGGACCGCGCCCAAGCTGGCGCCGCTGATGACGGCGGTCGGACTGAGCTTCATCTTCCGCGGCATCGGCCAGAGCGACTACGTCAACGGCTCGGCTCCGAAGAACTGGCCGACCATCGTGTGGGGTGGTCCGGTCGTCGGCAACCTCTACCTGTACCAACTGCTCATGGTGATCGGTACCACCGTGTTGCTGCTGCTGGTGATGACGTACATCGTGTCGAAGACCCGCCGCGGCAAGGCGATGCGGGCCGTCGCGCAGGACCAGGACGGCGCCCGCTTGATGGGGATCAACGTCAACGGCACCATCTCCTTCACCTTTGCCCTCGGTGGCGCGCTGGCCGGAGCTGCCGGCGTCCTCTACTTCTTGGTGCGCACCAACACCTATTACGACACCGGGACCCAGCTGGGCCTGATCGCCTTCACCGCGGCGGTGCTGGGCGGGATCGGCAATCTGACCGGCGCCGTCGTCGGCGGGGTGCTGATCGGTGTCGTCCAGGCGATCAACGAGGGTGGCGTGTACGGCCTCGGGCAGCAGTGGACCCAGGTGGTCATCTTCGTCATCCTCATCGTCCTGATGGTCTTCAAACCCGAAGGCATCTTCGGTAAACGCACGACAGAGAAGGTGTAGCCGGAGATGACGACGTCCAAGACCGCACCCCAGGTCTCCTCCCACCTGCCCAACGTCCGTCGGACCCTGTCCCGGCACGGCTGGCCCATCGGCTATGTGGTGTTCATCCTCGGGCTGTTCCTGCTGTACCACTCGCTGGTGCCCAATCTGGGCGCCGGTGCCGCCGGCTCGATCACCAGCTGGCTGCCGGTCTCGGTGGTCAACGAGTCACTGATGTGGGTCATCATGGCCCTCGGCCTGAACGTGGTGGTCGGCTATGCCGGCCTGCTGGACCTCGGATATGTGGCGTTCTGGGCCCTGGGCGGATACACCGCCGGTTGGTTGATGGCCGCTCCGTTCAACTGGACCTGGGACGTCAACATCATGTCGGCGGTGGCCACCAAGGGCACCCACATCAACTTCTGGTTCGTGATCATCATCGCCGGGGTGCTGTGTGCACTGCTCGGTGTGATCATCGGCGCCCCGACCCTGCGGCTGCGGGGTGACTACCTGGCGCTGGTGACCCTCGGCTTCGGCGAGATGATCACCCAGTTCTTCAAGAACTCCAACGACATCGCCGGCTTCAACCTCGCCGGCGGCGACGGTGGGATCTCGATCGTCGACCCGGTCGGTACCGGGCCGTTCACCTCCCTCGGGGTCCCACAGAAGCTGCTCAACAACACCGAGGACAACGTCTACAAGATCATCGTCCTCGGCCTGCTGGTGGGTGTGTGCCTGTTCATCTCCCTGCGCATCCGCGAGGGTCGGCTCGGGCGGGCCTGGCTCGCGATCCGTGAGGACGAGTTGGCGGCCAGCATGATGGGCGTCCCGCTGGTCAAGGCGAAGCTGTCGGCCTACGCGGTCGGAGCCTTCTTCGGCGGCATCGGCGGTGTGGCCAACGCTTCGGCCATCACCGGTGCGGTGTCGCCCTCCGGGTTCGACTTCGGCAAGTCGGTGCTGGTGCTGCTGATGGTCGTGCTGGGCGGTATGGGCAACGTGTGGGGTGTGGCGGTCGGCGCATTCCTGTTGTCCTGGCTCAACAGCAACGGTCTCGCGCAGATCGGCACGCAGTTGGACTCCTGGTTCAACACCGGTCTGCAGGAGGAGCTGCCGCGCTACAACTACATCATCCTCGGCGTGCTGTTGGTGCTGATGATGCTGTTCAGACGAGAGGGCCTGATCCCGGAGAAACGCACCAAGGCGTTGATGACTCAACCCAGCCGGACGGAGATGGAATCCGTCGGCGCGGACATCACCGAGGCCGAGGCGATCGAGGAGACCTAC from Nakamurella sp. A5-74 harbors:
- a CDS encoding acyl-CoA thioesterase II, with the translated sequence MSNHSDPETPADRPGSDLERDSDGVPRGQKVLDATLGLLDVHQLEVDLYRGYSPKNAMVRVFGGQVAAQAMVAACRTVPADRTVHSLHSYFVRPGDPRQPIDFRVDRTRDGRSFTTRRVVAQQGDQVIFTLSASFQIDEPGLDHQLDMPDVPDPDSLPTFAELVAGAPDAAPWDTLPRPVDIRYVTAPPWSRRSGSPQRGARNQVWFKADGAMPDDPVLHQCLLTYVSDLFLLDSALAAHGINSSARGLQMASLDHAVWFHRPIRMDDWVLYDTGSPSASGARGLAIGTFFSVDGPMLATVVQEGLVRLRR
- a CDS encoding branched-chain amino acid ABC transporter substrate-binding protein is translated as MRTRSMTRMVAVGAIAALALSACASKDGVGSSSAPAAGGSTPAAGGSTPAAGGSSPAAGTSSAGGGSGKTLIISTDLPLQGSSATQSDSTNKLIQLYLDQIGSKAGDYTIKLQPYDDSTAAKGAWDDAACAKNATDHVANADEVAVMGTFNSGCAKVELPTLNQADMLMVSHANTNPGLTKTWDTGEPDKYYPGGARTYARVVTTDDYQGTAAAAYAKNDAKLTKCYVLNDNQTYGLGVAKAFTDAAKKQGIEIVGEASWDAKQTSYTSLFQKAKTAGADCVYLGGIYDNNGGQLVKDKVAVLGDNKTVKLMGPDGFTGYPDLLALPQAEGMFLTFAGLSVDQLIAKDGPGKKLIEAYTAKYGSAPTGSYPLYGVAATQVILAAIAKSDGTRKGVTDAVFGGDPVTIPESESVTGKEIQIDPKTGDTTARDITVEEVKGGKETFVKAQSVEG
- a CDS encoding response regulator translates to MTTTRRVLIAEDEALIRLDLKEMLIDEGFEVVGEAADGEQAVAMATELKPDLVIMDVKMPNKDGIEAAAEIVSEQIAPVVMLTAFSQRELIDRARDAGAMAYLVKPFSQSDLVPAIELAVARHQEMKVLREEIADVTQRLEARKIIDRAKGLLMTAQKMSEPEAFRWIQRTAMDRRTSMQAVAQAVVDGLAKKG
- a CDS encoding branched-chain amino acid ABC transporter permease; protein product: MTTSKTAPQVSSHLPNVRRTLSRHGWPIGYVVFILGLFLLYHSLVPNLGAGAAGSITSWLPVSVVNESLMWVIMALGLNVVVGYAGLLDLGYVAFWALGGYTAGWLMAAPFNWTWDVNIMSAVATKGTHINFWFVIIIAGVLCALLGVIIGAPTLRLRGDYLALVTLGFGEMITQFFKNSNDIAGFNLAGGDGGISIVDPVGTGPFTSLGVPQKLLNNTEDNVYKIIVLGLLVGVCLFISLRIREGRLGRAWLAIREDELAASMMGVPLVKAKLSAYAVGAFFGGIGGVANASAITGAVSPSGFDFGKSVLVLLMVVLGGMGNVWGVAVGAFLLSWLNSNGLAQIGTQLDSWFNTGLQEELPRYNYIILGVLLVLMMLFRREGLIPEKRTKALMTQPSRTEMESVGADITEAEAIEETYEASTAGEDAKIAASAADISPSLAELEAQMVVADDAPVSSLRTGYPQVDQRALPPDLNGRNSASNVLGGFGLILVLVAVLKFSLIGYFSYEVPGFVIVLVIGLLFIAAAVLLRMRTGRMIRTATAPSKTAPAQDEEMAR
- a CDS encoding DUF998 domain-containing protein, translated to MAIMLPSLPVSDPDLRTRRAATVATLMVTAAVPAVVAAQVTAGSGYDSVVDPLSSLYWTREGWWFPIAVALFGVGALAAATAVGGGGRVGRTIGTLLALAGAGAGAAALFPADQLQPTWVGEVHRTGSLLLLLTPLLAGVLAVARQRRIGHGDAVLTVLLVCAAGSGTWFLAGFVASTSARVEDLPTSTVGLAQRILALAVIGVVARLAGTALRAASDHDRRGR
- a CDS encoding branched-chain amino acid ABC transporter permease produces the protein MTTLATAGTTRKAKVRLGPIIERYIGIAVLLLGLFWVVMNLIEDPDGFKDSFITGLNNGAIYALIALGYTMVYGIIELINFAHGDLFMLSTVVAANLAVNALGIGNLTIAAILPILLVLVITMAFGAVVNVGAEFFAYRRLRTAPKLAPLMTAVGLSFIFRGIGQSDYVNGSAPKNWPTIVWGGPVVGNLYLYQLLMVIGTTVLLLLVMTYIVSKTRRGKAMRAVAQDQDGARLMGINVNGTISFTFALGGALAGAAGVLYFLVRTNTYYDTGTQLGLIAFTAAVLGGIGNLTGAVVGGVLIGVVQAINEGGVYGLGQQWTQVVIFVILIVLMVFKPEGIFGKRTTEKV
- a CDS encoding dihydrofolate reductase family protein; translation: MEQQVRVHNLGVTEDGYGAGVGQSLEQPFGHLDPGTLFSWIFPTAHWVGRSTPGGSRGLDDRFSREFTRNIGAEIMGRNKFGPQRGPWQDEDWQGWWGDEPPFHTPVFVLTHHPRPSFALSDTTFHFRDGSPAEVLAEAKAAADGQDVRIGGGVATIREFLDANLIDELHVAVSPITAGNGERLWERPEELTDRFHLERVPSPSGVTHLLFWRR